Proteins co-encoded in one Lucilia cuprina isolate Lc7/37 chromosome X, ASM2204524v1, whole genome shotgun sequence genomic window:
- the LOC111689649 gene encoding uncharacterized protein LOC111689649: MYFVKNLYLILIAEIIVKQNEAIMESLAKQKVLAERVLHQENENNNLRSVFPINSVEELKKIDTTICEENRDLYINIMKSLLKGRLPKTFTDVISTRVCMDVNVDGVHGKKRLKDFKAFYHALKDACRSLGSDEPEMDIRNSLKIIKKRFIHSECVKNKKK, encoded by the exons atgtactttgttaaaaatttatacctTATTTTAATTGCAGAAATTATCGTTAAACAGAACGAAGCAATAATGGAGAGCCTAGCGAAGCAGAAGGTTTTGGCAGAAAGAGTCCTTCATcaggaaaatgaaaataataacttaCGTTCCGTGTTTCCTATAAATAGTGTTGAGGAACTGAAGAAAATTGACACCACGATTTGTGAGGAGAATCGAGATCTCTAT ATTAATATAATGAAGTCATTATTAAAAGGACGATTACCAAAAACTTTTACCGATGTAATTTCAACACGTGTTTGTATGGATGTTAATGTCGATGGTGTTCATGGTAAAAAACGACTCAAAGATTTTAAAGCCTTCTACCATGCTTTAAAAG atGCCTGTCGATCTCTTGGTTCGGACGAGCCTGAAATGGACATAAGAAATTcccttaaaattattaaaaaacgatTTATACATTCAGAATgtgttaagaacaaaaaaaaataa